The following proteins come from a genomic window of Gadus morhua chromosome 11, gadMor3.0, whole genome shotgun sequence:
- the slc14a2 gene encoding urea transporter 2 isoform X1 has protein sequence MPGNFGTEDSPRKTSCSLRYTGPPCSALTQELQPLMASNVEAPPVEKTAPPVENTAPPKGGVAKGAPCWSGALKKMSPRVIAVVTCFTGDMNAFAKWMEKQFILLQLLDWILRGAAQVMFVNNPLSGLIIFGGLILQSRWLALNGFVGTLFATLSALLLRQSRGAIAAGLYGYNGILVGLLMAVFSAAGDWYWWLLLANAFMSSMCPVVSSALASINSRWDLPVFTLPFNILVCVHMVATGHYNNYFPQVLIEPRTELPNITWAELDLAKLFRSVPVGVGQVYGCDNPWTGGMFILSLFLSSPITCVHGVLGSAIGMATGLALAAPFGDIYFGLWGYNSVLACIAIGGMFYALTWQVHLLALTCAFFCAYLGSAIANIMSNFGLPACTWPFCLSALTFLLLTTECVRIFKLPLAKVAFPEKNLCYYWTLRREEEAEKEALRKVEELEKEEEALKEAEERPDEKEVLRIHLENREMEERREAEEKSMNTDSISVDMVGPGVVYAP, from the exons ATGCCTGGAAACTTCGGAACAGAG GACTCACCAAGAAAGACCAGCTGCTCCCTCCGTTACACCGGACCGCCCTGCTCTGCACTGACC CAGGAGCTCCAACCCTTAATGGCCAGCAATGTCGAAGCGCCTCCCGTGGAGAAGACTGCCCCGCCCGTGGAGAACACTGCCCCGCCCAAGGGGGGCGTGGCCAAGGGGGCGCCGTGTTGGAGCGGCGCCCTGAAGAAGATGAGCCCGCGCGTCATCGCGGTGGTCACCTGCTTCACCGGGGACATGAACGCCTTCGCCAAGTGGATGGAAA agcagttcatcctgctgcagctgctggacTGGATCCTGCGCGGTGCCGCCCAGGTCATGTTCGTGAACAACCCCCTGAGCGGCCTCATCATCTTCGGGGGCCTGATCCTGCAGAGCCGCTGGTTGGCCCTCAACGGCTTCGTGGGCACGCTGTTCGCCACGCTGTCGGCCCTGCTGCTGCGGCAGAGCAG GGGGGCGATCGCTGCTGGGCTCTACGGCTACAACGGCATCCTGGTGGGGCTGCTGATGGCCGTGTTCTCGGCGGCGGGGGACTGGTACTGGTGGCTGCTGCTGGCCAACGCCTTCATGTCCTCGATGTG ccctGTGGTGTCAAGCGCCCTGGCGTCCATCAACAGCCGCTGGGACCTGCCCGTCTTCACGCTGCCCTTCAACATCCTggtgtgtgtccacatggtcGCCACGGGACACTACAACAACTACTTCCCCCAGGTCCTGATCGAGCCACGCACCGAGCTGCCCAACATCACCTGGGCGGAGCTGGACCTGGCCAAG ctgttcAGGTCGGTCCCGGTCGGCGTGGGCCAGGTGTACGGGTGTGACAACCCCTGGACCGGGGGGATGTTCATCCTCTCGCTGttcctctcttcccccatcACGTGTGTCCATGGTGTCCTGGGGTCGGCCATCGGCATGGCCACAG GTCTGGCCCTGGCGGCGCCCTTTGGAGACATCTACTTCGGCCTGTGGGGCTACAACAGCGTGCTGGCCTGCATCGCGATAGGGGGAATGTTCTACGCACTCACCTGGCAGGTGCATCTGCTGGCTCTCACCTGTG CTTTCTTCTGCGCTTACCTCGGCTCCGCCATCGCCAACATCATGTCCAAT TTCGGCCTTCCCGCCTGCACCTGGCCCTTCTGCCTCTCGGCGCTCACCTTCCTGCTCCTCACCACCGAGTGCGTCCGGATATTCAAGCTGCCCCTGGCCAAGGTGGCCTTTCCGGAGAAGAACCTCTGCTACTACTGGACGCtccggcgggaggaggaggcagagaaggaggcgctgaggaaggtggaggagttggagaaggaggaggaggcgctgaaggaggcggaggagagaccGGACGAGAAGGAGGTCCTCAGGATCCATTTGGAGAAccgggagatggaggagaggagggaggctgaGGAGAAGTCGATGAACACGGACTCCATCTCCGTGGACATGGTGGGTCCCGGGGTGGTGTACGCTCCGTGA
- the snrnp27 gene encoding U4/U6.U5 small nuclear ribonucleoprotein 27 kDa protein isoform X1 produces the protein MGRSRSRSPARRERRRSRSASRDRERKRRERERSRSRDRDRRRSRSRSTHRRRSRSPPRRARSESDSPSRLKEAKEKEVKPIEISAEDMKDKTEEEIEMMKTMGFGSFDTTKGKKTKGSVNAHATNVSQKRKYRLRSGSTSRIKFVMDSIRRLGELIRPLPSAVYEQERWLQQTAGLHRLRAVCEDARISTLVFSF, from the exons ATGGGGAGGAGCAGAAGCCGCAGTCCGGCCCGCCGAG AGAGACGCCGATCTCGCTCAGCTTCAAGAGATCGCGAGAGgaagcggagagagagggagcgttCCCGCTCCCGTGACAGAGACCGGAGGAGGAGCCGCTCGCGCTCCACCCACAGGCGGCGGTCCAG GTCTCCCCCGCGGCGCGCCCGGTCCGAGTCTGACTCCCCCTCCAGGCTGAAGGAGgccaaggagaaggaggtgaagcCCATTGAGATCTCAG CTGAAGACATGAAAGACAAAACCGAAGAAGAGATCGAAATGATGAAGACGATGGGATTTGGCTCCTTTGACACCACCAAG GGAAAGAAAACCAAAGGCTCGGTGAATGCACATGCTACAAATGTTTCCCAGAAGAGAAAATACAG GCTGAGATCTGGTTCCACGTCTCGGATAAAGTTTGTGATGGATTCTATCAGACGATTAGGTGAACTTATTCGGCCTCTTCCGTCG GCAGTATATGAACAGGAAAGGTGGCTTCAACAGACCGCTGGACTTCATCGCTTGAGGGCAGTTTGTGAAGATGCTCGTATATCAACGCTCGTTTTTTCATTTTGA
- the snrnp27 gene encoding U4/U6.U5 small nuclear ribonucleoprotein 27 kDa protein isoform X2 has protein sequence MGRSRSRSPARRERRRSRSASRDRERKRRERERSRSRDRDRRRSRSRSTHRRRSRSPPRRARSESDSPSRLKEAKEKEVKPIEISAEDMKDKTEEEIEMMKTMGFGSFDTTKGKKTKGSVNAHATNVSQKRKYRQYMNRKGGFNRPLDFIA, from the exons ATGGGGAGGAGCAGAAGCCGCAGTCCGGCCCGCCGAG AGAGACGCCGATCTCGCTCAGCTTCAAGAGATCGCGAGAGgaagcggagagagagggagcgttCCCGCTCCCGTGACAGAGACCGGAGGAGGAGCCGCTCGCGCTCCACCCACAGGCGGCGGTCCAG GTCTCCCCCGCGGCGCGCCCGGTCCGAGTCTGACTCCCCCTCCAGGCTGAAGGAGgccaaggagaaggaggtgaagcCCATTGAGATCTCAG CTGAAGACATGAAAGACAAAACCGAAGAAGAGATCGAAATGATGAAGACGATGGGATTTGGCTCCTTTGACACCACCAAG GGAAAGAAAACCAAAGGCTCGGTGAATGCACATGCTACAAATGTTTCCCAGAAGAGAAAATACAG GCAGTATATGAACAGGAAAGGTGGCTTCAACAGACCGCTGGACTTCATCGCTTGA
- the slc14a2 gene encoding urea transporter 2 isoform X2 — protein MPGNFGTEDSPRKTSCSLRYTGPPCSALTELQPLMASNVEAPPVEKTAPPVENTAPPKGGVAKGAPCWSGALKKMSPRVIAVVTCFTGDMNAFAKWMEKQFILLQLLDWILRGAAQVMFVNNPLSGLIIFGGLILQSRWLALNGFVGTLFATLSALLLRQSRGAIAAGLYGYNGILVGLLMAVFSAAGDWYWWLLLANAFMSSMCPVVSSALASINSRWDLPVFTLPFNILVCVHMVATGHYNNYFPQVLIEPRTELPNITWAELDLAKLFRSVPVGVGQVYGCDNPWTGGMFILSLFLSSPITCVHGVLGSAIGMATGLALAAPFGDIYFGLWGYNSVLACIAIGGMFYALTWQVHLLALTCAFFCAYLGSAIANIMSNFGLPACTWPFCLSALTFLLLTTECVRIFKLPLAKVAFPEKNLCYYWTLRREEEAEKEALRKVEELEKEEEALKEAEERPDEKEVLRIHLENREMEERREAEEKSMNTDSISVDMVGPGVVYAP, from the exons ATGCCTGGAAACTTCGGAACAGAG GACTCACCAAGAAAGACCAGCTGCTCCCTCCGTTACACCGGACCGCCCTGCTCTGCACTGACC GAGCTCCAACCCTTAATGGCCAGCAATGTCGAAGCGCCTCCCGTGGAGAAGACTGCCCCGCCCGTGGAGAACACTGCCCCGCCCAAGGGGGGCGTGGCCAAGGGGGCGCCGTGTTGGAGCGGCGCCCTGAAGAAGATGAGCCCGCGCGTCATCGCGGTGGTCACCTGCTTCACCGGGGACATGAACGCCTTCGCCAAGTGGATGGAAA agcagttcatcctgctgcagctgctggacTGGATCCTGCGCGGTGCCGCCCAGGTCATGTTCGTGAACAACCCCCTGAGCGGCCTCATCATCTTCGGGGGCCTGATCCTGCAGAGCCGCTGGTTGGCCCTCAACGGCTTCGTGGGCACGCTGTTCGCCACGCTGTCGGCCCTGCTGCTGCGGCAGAGCAG GGGGGCGATCGCTGCTGGGCTCTACGGCTACAACGGCATCCTGGTGGGGCTGCTGATGGCCGTGTTCTCGGCGGCGGGGGACTGGTACTGGTGGCTGCTGCTGGCCAACGCCTTCATGTCCTCGATGTG ccctGTGGTGTCAAGCGCCCTGGCGTCCATCAACAGCCGCTGGGACCTGCCCGTCTTCACGCTGCCCTTCAACATCCTggtgtgtgtccacatggtcGCCACGGGACACTACAACAACTACTTCCCCCAGGTCCTGATCGAGCCACGCACCGAGCTGCCCAACATCACCTGGGCGGAGCTGGACCTGGCCAAG ctgttcAGGTCGGTCCCGGTCGGCGTGGGCCAGGTGTACGGGTGTGACAACCCCTGGACCGGGGGGATGTTCATCCTCTCGCTGttcctctcttcccccatcACGTGTGTCCATGGTGTCCTGGGGTCGGCCATCGGCATGGCCACAG GTCTGGCCCTGGCGGCGCCCTTTGGAGACATCTACTTCGGCCTGTGGGGCTACAACAGCGTGCTGGCCTGCATCGCGATAGGGGGAATGTTCTACGCACTCACCTGGCAGGTGCATCTGCTGGCTCTCACCTGTG CTTTCTTCTGCGCTTACCTCGGCTCCGCCATCGCCAACATCATGTCCAAT TTCGGCCTTCCCGCCTGCACCTGGCCCTTCTGCCTCTCGGCGCTCACCTTCCTGCTCCTCACCACCGAGTGCGTCCGGATATTCAAGCTGCCCCTGGCCAAGGTGGCCTTTCCGGAGAAGAACCTCTGCTACTACTGGACGCtccggcgggaggaggaggcagagaaggaggcgctgaggaaggtggaggagttggagaaggaggaggaggcgctgaaggaggcggaggagagaccGGACGAGAAGGAGGTCCTCAGGATCCATTTGGAGAAccgggagatggaggagaggagggaggctgaGGAGAAGTCGATGAACACGGACTCCATCTCCGTGGACATGGTGGGTCCCGGGGTGGTGTACGCTCCGTGA